From a single Nicotiana tomentosiformis chromosome 2, ASM39032v3, whole genome shotgun sequence genomic region:
- the LOC104105679 gene encoding homeobox-leucine zipper protein ATHB-14-like isoform X2: MALCLHRESNKNQIMDNSKYVRYTPEQVEALERVYAECPKPTSLRRQQLIRECPILSNIEPKQIKVWFQNRRCREKQRKEASRLTTVNRKLSAMNKLLMEENDRLQKQVSQLVYENGYMKQQINTVSSTTTDTSCESVVVNGQQQRKHPTPQHPERDANNPAGLLAIAEETLAEFLGKATGTAVDWVQMIGMKPGPDSIGIVAVSRNCSGVAARACGLVSLEPTKVAEILKDRPSWYSDCRCLNVLSVIPTGNGGTIELIYLQTYAPTTLASARDFWTLRYTTSLEDGSLVICERSLTTATGGPTGPPATSFVRAEMLPSGYLIRPCEGGGSMIHIVDHIDLDAWSVPEVLRPLYESSKILAQKTTVAALRHIRQIAQETSGEIQYTGGRQPAVLRALSQRLCRGFNDAVNGFVDDGWTVMDSDGVEDVTIAINSSSTKFLGSQYNTLSILPTFGGVLCARASMLLQNVPPALLVRFLREHRSEWADYGVDAYSAASLKASPYAVPCARPGGFPSSQVILPLAQTVEHEEFLEVVRLEGPAFSPEDIALSRDMYLLQLCSGVDENASGACAQLVFAPIDESFGDDAPLLPSGFRVIPLEPKSDGPAATRTLDLASTLEAGTGGTRPAGEIEASNYNHRSVLTIAFQFTFESHYRDNVAAMARQYVRSIVGSVQRVAMAIAPSRLSSQLTPKPFPGSPEAVTLARWISRSYRVHTGGDLLKVDSHAGDAVLKQLWHHSDAIMCCSVKMNASAVFTFANQAGLDMLETTLLALQDIMLDKILDEAGRKVLLSEFSKIMQQGFAHLPAGICVSSMGRPVSYEQAVAWKVLNDEDSNHCLAFMFINWSFV, translated from the exons ATGGCCTTGTGTTTGCATAGAGAGAGTAACAAAAATCAGATAATGGATAACAGCAAGTATGTGAGGTACACACCAGAGCAAGTGGAAGCTCTAGAGAGAGTGTATGCAGAATGTCCAAAGCCTACTTCTTTGAGGAGGCAACAGCTCATTAGGGAGTGTCCCATTCTCTCTAATATTGAACCTAAACAGATCAAAGTCTGGTTTCAGAACCGAAG ATGCCGTGAAAAACAGAGGAAGGAAGCATCTCGTCTCACGACTGTTAACAGGAAGCTGAGTGCTATGAACAAGCTGTTGATGGAAGAAAATGACCGGTTGCAGAAGCAAGTCTCGCAGCTTGTGTATGAGAATGGCTACATGAAACAACAAATCAATACT GTTAGCAGCACGACCACAGATACAAGCTGTGAATCTGTGGTCGTGAATGGTCAGCAGCAAAGAAAACACCCAACACCTCAGCATCCAGAAAGGGATGCGAATAACCCAGCTGG TCTTCTTGCAATAGCTGAGGAGACCCTGGCAGAGTTCCTTGGAAAGGCTACTGGAACTGCTGTCGACTGGGTGCAGATGATTGGGATGAAG CCTGGTCCGGATTCTATTGGTATTGTTGCTGTTTCCCGCAACTGCAGTGGGGTAGCAGCACGTGCCTGCGGCCTCGTGAGTCTAGAGCCCACGAAG GTCGCTGAGATTCTCAAAGATCGTCCTTCTTGGTATAGTGACTGCCGTTGCCTTAATGTACTGAGCGTAATACCTACAGGCAATGGAGGGACAATAGAGCTTATTTACTTGCAG aCTTATGCTCCAACCACATTGGCATCCGCTCGTGACTTTTGGACATTGAGATACACTACAAGTTTGGAGGATGGCAGTCTTGTG ATATGTGAACGATCTCTGACGACAGCTACTGGCGGCCCAACAGGGCCTCCTGCCACAAGTTTTGTCAGGGCTGAAATGCTACCAAGTGGCTACCTCATAAGGCCTTGTGAGGGTGGGGGCTCAATGATTCACATTGTTGATCATATTGATCTAGAC GCTTGGAGTGTCCCTGAAGTTCTGAGGCCACTTTATGAGTCTTCCAAGATCCTTGCACAGAAGACGACTGTGGCT GCCCTGCGACACATACGACAAATTGCACAAGAAACCAGTGGAGAAATCCAATACACTGGGGGTCGCCAACCTGCTGTTTTGAGGGCACTAAGTCAAAGATTATGCAG GGGATTTAATGATGCTGTTAATGGATTTGTTGATGACGGTTGGACTGTTATGGATAGTGATGGTGTAGAGGACGTAACCATTGCTATAAACTCATCTTCAACCAAATTCCTCGGTTCACAGTACAACACTTTGTCAATACTCCCTACCTTTGGAGGAGTCCTGTGTGCCAGGGCATCAATGCTTCTTCAG AATGTTCCCCCTGCTTTGCTTGTTCGTTTCCTTAGGGAGCATCGTTCTGAGTGGGCAGATTATGGGGTTGATGCTTATTCTGCTGCATCTCTTAAAGCCAGTCCATATGCTGTCCCTTGTGCCAGACCGGGTGGCTTCCCAAGTAGCCAGGTCATTTTACCCCTAGCTCAGACTGTGGAGCATGAGGAG TTTCTTGAGGTAGTACGTCTAGAGGGTCCTGCTTTCTCTCCTGAGGACATTGCTTTATCACGGGATATGTACTTGTTACAG TTATGCAGTGGAGTTGATGAGAATGCTTCAGGTGCCTGTGCTCAGCTTGTTTTTGCACCTATTGATGAGTCTTTTGGTGATGATGCTCCATTGCTTCCATCTGGTTTCCGTGTCATTCCGCTGGAGCCTAAATCA GATGGCCCTGCAGCAACTCGGACTTTGGACTTAGCTTCAACTCTTGAAGCTGGAACTGGTGGGACACGTCCAGCTGGTGAAATTGAAGCAAGCAATTACAATCATCGTTCTGTCTTGACAATCGCATTCCAGTTTACTTTTGAGAGTCACTACCGGGATAATGTAGCTGCTATGGCTCGCCAGTATGTGCGAAGTATAGTAGGCTCAGTTCAGAGAGTTGCAATGGCCATAGCACCCTCTCGACTGAGCTCTCAGTTGACGCCTAAACCCTTCCCTGGTTCACCTGAAGCTGTCACTTTGGCAAGGTGGATTTCCCGGAGCTATAG AGTGCACACAGGAGGAGACCTGCTTAAGGTTGATTCTCATGCTGGTGATGCTGTTCTGAAACAACTGTGGCACCATAGTGATGCAATAATGTGTTGCTCTGTCAAAATGAAT GCATCTGCAGTTTTTACATTTGCAAACCAGGCAGGTCTTGACATGCTTGAAACCACCTTGTTAGCTCTTCAGGATATAATGCTTGATAAGATTCTAGATGAAGCTGGTCGTAAGGTCCTCCTATCAGAGTTCTCCAAGATCATGCAGCAG GGCTTTGCCCATCTACCAGCAGGAATATGTGTATCTAGCATGGGGAGGCCAGTGTCATATGAGCAAGCTGTAGCATGGAAGGTTCTCAATGATGAAGATTCCAACCACTGCCTAGCTTTCATGTTCATAAACTGGTCTTTTGTTTAA
- the LOC104105679 gene encoding homeobox-leucine zipper protein ATHB-14-like isoform X1, which yields MALCLHRESNKNQIMDNSKYVRYTPEQVEALERVYAECPKPTSLRRQQLIRECPILSNIEPKQIKVWFQNRRCREKQRKEASRLTTVNRKLSAMNKLLMEENDRLQKQVSQLVYENGYMKQQINTQVSSTTTDTSCESVVVNGQQQRKHPTPQHPERDANNPAGLLAIAEETLAEFLGKATGTAVDWVQMIGMKPGPDSIGIVAVSRNCSGVAARACGLVSLEPTKVAEILKDRPSWYSDCRCLNVLSVIPTGNGGTIELIYLQTYAPTTLASARDFWTLRYTTSLEDGSLVICERSLTTATGGPTGPPATSFVRAEMLPSGYLIRPCEGGGSMIHIVDHIDLDAWSVPEVLRPLYESSKILAQKTTVAALRHIRQIAQETSGEIQYTGGRQPAVLRALSQRLCRGFNDAVNGFVDDGWTVMDSDGVEDVTIAINSSSTKFLGSQYNTLSILPTFGGVLCARASMLLQNVPPALLVRFLREHRSEWADYGVDAYSAASLKASPYAVPCARPGGFPSSQVILPLAQTVEHEEFLEVVRLEGPAFSPEDIALSRDMYLLQLCSGVDENASGACAQLVFAPIDESFGDDAPLLPSGFRVIPLEPKSDGPAATRTLDLASTLEAGTGGTRPAGEIEASNYNHRSVLTIAFQFTFESHYRDNVAAMARQYVRSIVGSVQRVAMAIAPSRLSSQLTPKPFPGSPEAVTLARWISRSYRVHTGGDLLKVDSHAGDAVLKQLWHHSDAIMCCSVKMNASAVFTFANQAGLDMLETTLLALQDIMLDKILDEAGRKVLLSEFSKIMQQGFAHLPAGICVSSMGRPVSYEQAVAWKVLNDEDSNHCLAFMFINWSFV from the exons ATGGCCTTGTGTTTGCATAGAGAGAGTAACAAAAATCAGATAATGGATAACAGCAAGTATGTGAGGTACACACCAGAGCAAGTGGAAGCTCTAGAGAGAGTGTATGCAGAATGTCCAAAGCCTACTTCTTTGAGGAGGCAACAGCTCATTAGGGAGTGTCCCATTCTCTCTAATATTGAACCTAAACAGATCAAAGTCTGGTTTCAGAACCGAAG ATGCCGTGAAAAACAGAGGAAGGAAGCATCTCGTCTCACGACTGTTAACAGGAAGCTGAGTGCTATGAACAAGCTGTTGATGGAAGAAAATGACCGGTTGCAGAAGCAAGTCTCGCAGCTTGTGTATGAGAATGGCTACATGAAACAACAAATCAATACT CAGGTTAGCAGCACGACCACAGATACAAGCTGTGAATCTGTGGTCGTGAATGGTCAGCAGCAAAGAAAACACCCAACACCTCAGCATCCAGAAAGGGATGCGAATAACCCAGCTGG TCTTCTTGCAATAGCTGAGGAGACCCTGGCAGAGTTCCTTGGAAAGGCTACTGGAACTGCTGTCGACTGGGTGCAGATGATTGGGATGAAG CCTGGTCCGGATTCTATTGGTATTGTTGCTGTTTCCCGCAACTGCAGTGGGGTAGCAGCACGTGCCTGCGGCCTCGTGAGTCTAGAGCCCACGAAG GTCGCTGAGATTCTCAAAGATCGTCCTTCTTGGTATAGTGACTGCCGTTGCCTTAATGTACTGAGCGTAATACCTACAGGCAATGGAGGGACAATAGAGCTTATTTACTTGCAG aCTTATGCTCCAACCACATTGGCATCCGCTCGTGACTTTTGGACATTGAGATACACTACAAGTTTGGAGGATGGCAGTCTTGTG ATATGTGAACGATCTCTGACGACAGCTACTGGCGGCCCAACAGGGCCTCCTGCCACAAGTTTTGTCAGGGCTGAAATGCTACCAAGTGGCTACCTCATAAGGCCTTGTGAGGGTGGGGGCTCAATGATTCACATTGTTGATCATATTGATCTAGAC GCTTGGAGTGTCCCTGAAGTTCTGAGGCCACTTTATGAGTCTTCCAAGATCCTTGCACAGAAGACGACTGTGGCT GCCCTGCGACACATACGACAAATTGCACAAGAAACCAGTGGAGAAATCCAATACACTGGGGGTCGCCAACCTGCTGTTTTGAGGGCACTAAGTCAAAGATTATGCAG GGGATTTAATGATGCTGTTAATGGATTTGTTGATGACGGTTGGACTGTTATGGATAGTGATGGTGTAGAGGACGTAACCATTGCTATAAACTCATCTTCAACCAAATTCCTCGGTTCACAGTACAACACTTTGTCAATACTCCCTACCTTTGGAGGAGTCCTGTGTGCCAGGGCATCAATGCTTCTTCAG AATGTTCCCCCTGCTTTGCTTGTTCGTTTCCTTAGGGAGCATCGTTCTGAGTGGGCAGATTATGGGGTTGATGCTTATTCTGCTGCATCTCTTAAAGCCAGTCCATATGCTGTCCCTTGTGCCAGACCGGGTGGCTTCCCAAGTAGCCAGGTCATTTTACCCCTAGCTCAGACTGTGGAGCATGAGGAG TTTCTTGAGGTAGTACGTCTAGAGGGTCCTGCTTTCTCTCCTGAGGACATTGCTTTATCACGGGATATGTACTTGTTACAG TTATGCAGTGGAGTTGATGAGAATGCTTCAGGTGCCTGTGCTCAGCTTGTTTTTGCACCTATTGATGAGTCTTTTGGTGATGATGCTCCATTGCTTCCATCTGGTTTCCGTGTCATTCCGCTGGAGCCTAAATCA GATGGCCCTGCAGCAACTCGGACTTTGGACTTAGCTTCAACTCTTGAAGCTGGAACTGGTGGGACACGTCCAGCTGGTGAAATTGAAGCAAGCAATTACAATCATCGTTCTGTCTTGACAATCGCATTCCAGTTTACTTTTGAGAGTCACTACCGGGATAATGTAGCTGCTATGGCTCGCCAGTATGTGCGAAGTATAGTAGGCTCAGTTCAGAGAGTTGCAATGGCCATAGCACCCTCTCGACTGAGCTCTCAGTTGACGCCTAAACCCTTCCCTGGTTCACCTGAAGCTGTCACTTTGGCAAGGTGGATTTCCCGGAGCTATAG AGTGCACACAGGAGGAGACCTGCTTAAGGTTGATTCTCATGCTGGTGATGCTGTTCTGAAACAACTGTGGCACCATAGTGATGCAATAATGTGTTGCTCTGTCAAAATGAAT GCATCTGCAGTTTTTACATTTGCAAACCAGGCAGGTCTTGACATGCTTGAAACCACCTTGTTAGCTCTTCAGGATATAATGCTTGATAAGATTCTAGATGAAGCTGGTCGTAAGGTCCTCCTATCAGAGTTCTCCAAGATCATGCAGCAG GGCTTTGCCCATCTACCAGCAGGAATATGTGTATCTAGCATGGGGAGGCCAGTGTCATATGAGCAAGCTGTAGCATGGAAGGTTCTCAATGATGAAGATTCCAACCACTGCCTAGCTTTCATGTTCATAAACTGGTCTTTTGTTTAA